From the genome of Penaeus chinensis breed Huanghai No. 1 chromosome 37, ASM1920278v2, whole genome shotgun sequence, one region includes:
- the LOC125045436 gene encoding BET1-like protein codes for MASWGGAEEEELDTRNQQRSYALAGKVSTLRSLALDIENEAYEHNRLLDGMGNDFSSGEGLMMGSLNRVKNLLTSGRQNRKVMCYMSGFVILFVIILWYLSSRMFSSE; via the exons ATGGCTAGTTGGGGCG GTGCTGAGGAAGAAGAACTAGATACTCGAAACCAGCAGAGGTCATATGCCCTTGCGGGAAAAGTCTCAACCCTACGATcg CTGGCACTAGACATCGAGAATGAAGCTTACGAACATAACCGACTGCTGGACGGGATGGGAAATGACTTCTCAAGTGGCGAAGGATTGATGATGGGCAGCTTGAACCGAGTGAAGAATCTCCTCACGTCCGGAAGGCAGAACCGCAAGGTTATGTGCTACATGTCCGGTTTCGTCATCCTCTTCGTGATCATTCTGTGGTACCTGTCCTCGCGGATGTTCAGCAGCGAGTGA